The following proteins come from a genomic window of Corallococcus sp. NCRR:
- a CDS encoding AAA family ATPase yields MRIAMSGTHRVGKSTLIEDLGDDLPEYRAVDEPYHLLEEEGYAFASPPGLEDFVEQLRRSLDLLEEEDTRNILFDRCPLDFLGYLLAHEDADAFDVEEWLPRIRSTLQTLDFVVFVPIEERDRIRLPTHEDSQLRSDVDEKLAGILLDDPYELGVEVLSVHGSPAARVAQVLERLGRG; encoded by the coding sequence ATGCGCATCGCAATGAGTGGCACGCATCGCGTGGGCAAATCGACGCTCATCGAAGACCTGGGGGACGACCTCCCGGAGTATCGGGCCGTCGACGAGCCGTACCACCTGCTCGAAGAGGAGGGGTACGCGTTCGCATCACCCCCGGGACTGGAGGACTTCGTCGAACAGCTCCGCCGCTCCCTGGATCTGCTCGAAGAAGAAGACACGCGAAACATCCTGTTCGATCGCTGTCCCCTCGACTTTCTCGGGTACCTCCTGGCGCACGAGGACGCCGATGCGTTCGACGTCGAGGAGTGGTTGCCCCGGATCCGTTCCACCCTCCAGACCCTGGACTTCGTCGTCTTCGTGCCCATCGAGGAGCGCGATCGCATCCGCCTCCCCACGCACGAGGATTCCCAGTTGCGCAGCGACGTGGACGAGAAGCTCGCCGGGATATTGCTCGACGACCCTTATGAGCTGGGCGTGGAGGTCCTCTCCGTCCACGGGTCGCCGGCCGCGCGGGTTGCCCAGGTCCTCGAGCGCCTCGGGCGAGGTTGA
- a CDS encoding alpha/beta hydrolase, whose translation MMRSLFLGLMLLATSVAHATSPAVPLEVRAEDGERIPAWVLSPEGAQANPPVAVLLHGLTRSKDDWLSDAEPTFGGALTEHLRSAGYRVYLLDARRHGARATPDARPGALAKRAHAGEPGPYQAMIVDTVRDAQVLLAHVLANGKKPPKVLVAGYSMGAQVGLLLASREPRITHLVTMVPPHVDPVLGDAAPVNRMGQVHQVWLLLTANRDPFSTEEDTQKLFDAAPSKRKTRRAFDSGHALPRDYLDEVRRWLGETPRKP comes from the coding sequence ATGATGCGTTCGCTGTTCCTGGGTCTGATGCTCCTGGCCACCTCCGTGGCCCACGCCACAAGCCCCGCGGTCCCCCTGGAGGTCCGCGCGGAGGATGGGGAGCGGATCCCCGCGTGGGTGCTGTCTCCGGAAGGGGCGCAGGCGAATCCGCCGGTGGCCGTCCTGCTGCATGGCCTCACCCGGAGCAAGGATGACTGGCTGTCGGACGCGGAGCCGACCTTCGGGGGCGCACTGACAGAGCATCTGCGGAGCGCCGGCTATCGGGTCTACCTCCTGGACGCGAGACGGCACGGCGCGCGGGCAACTCCCGACGCGCGCCCGGGAGCCCTCGCGAAACGGGCGCACGCGGGGGAGCCCGGTCCGTATCAAGCGATGATCGTCGACACCGTCCGTGATGCGCAGGTGCTCCTCGCCCACGTACTCGCCAACGGCAAGAAGCCGCCGAAGGTGCTCGTCGCCGGCTACAGCATGGGCGCCCAGGTGGGCCTCCTGCTGGCGTCACGTGAGCCTCGAATCACCCATCTGGTGACGATGGTGCCACCCCATGTCGACCCCGTGCTGGGGGACGCCGCGCCGGTGAACCGGATGGGCCAGGTGCATCAGGTCTGGCTGCTGTTGACCGCGAACCGTGATCCCTTCTCCACCGAGGAGGACACCCAGAAGCTGTTCGACGCCGCGCCCTCCAAGCGCAAGACGCGCCGGGCCTTCGACAGCGGGCACGCACTGCCTCGCGATTACCTGGACGAGGTCCGTCGCTGGTTGGGCGAGACACCTCGAAAGCCGTAG
- a CDS encoding response regulator transcription factor — protein sequence MRVLVIEDNRDLQANIARFLEPDFQLDFASTGPEGLALALGHPYDVIVLDVMLPGMSGLDVCERYRQVAPRLVPILMLTARDTLEDKEAGFQAGADDYLVKPFSLRELRWRLEALARRPVPPSGRKLTRGGLTLEPESGLTQCGGSSIRLNRTEALLLRWLMEAAPEAVPAATLAERLWGDDAPESSALRTHVYALRKALAGLGLDDAITTLRNEGYRLDAR from the coding sequence ATGCGCGTGCTCGTCATCGAGGACAACCGAGACCTCCAGGCCAACATCGCGCGGTTCCTGGAGCCGGACTTCCAGTTGGACTTCGCGAGCACCGGGCCCGAGGGGCTCGCGCTCGCGCTGGGCCACCCGTACGACGTCATCGTGCTGGACGTGATGCTGCCCGGCATGAGCGGCCTCGACGTGTGCGAGCGCTACCGGCAGGTCGCGCCCAGGCTCGTCCCCATCCTGATGCTGACGGCGAGGGACACGCTCGAGGACAAGGAAGCGGGCTTCCAGGCGGGCGCGGATGACTATCTCGTCAAACCGTTCTCACTTCGGGAGCTGCGCTGGCGGCTGGAAGCGCTGGCGCGAAGGCCCGTGCCTCCGAGCGGGCGGAAGCTGACGCGGGGCGGGCTCACGCTGGAGCCGGAGAGCGGACTCACCCAATGCGGTGGGAGCTCCATCCGGCTCAACCGCACCGAGGCACTCCTCCTGCGGTGGCTGATGGAGGCCGCACCCGAAGCCGTCCCCGCGGCCACACTGGCGGAGCGGCTCTGGGGGGACGACGCGCCCGAGTCCAGCGCGCTGCGCACGCACGTCTATGCCCTGCGCAAGGCGCTCGCCGGGCTGGGGCTCGACGATGCCATCACCACCCTGCGCAACGAGGGGTACCGCCTGGATGCGCGCTAG
- a CDS encoding sensor histidine kinase produces the protein MRARSSRSVRAVLQRAMALSAAFALVLMGGFFTLFSYDLEDVIFSRIVAAEADRTEPGHVPGITRYDGHAELPPWLAERLRPDAPPGEYEVPAGSHGHFHVAVRSGAGGDRQYFAFDVTRLTSTTDNLKRTAGLLLTSALLALLAAALLARLVARRLGRPLERMVEWIRAEGAPPPDDDGGVSEVRALRDALLARDARIQEQLERERRFNRDASHELRTPLAVAQGAVEILELDPPGDVETFDRLRRAVSQMGLLTEGILWLARERRSEERCDLNRVSRELLALYRHLRRGEDVELTIESKGEVHAPVPASVARVMMGNLLKNALAYTDAGHIVITIESSAWTLTDTGAGFGRADPGSESHGIGLSLVERLAQRFGWTLSIDALEPRGTRVRLSWGS, from the coding sequence ATGCGCGCTAGGTCCAGCAGGTCGGTGCGCGCCGTGCTCCAGCGCGCCATGGCATTGTCCGCGGCGTTCGCGCTGGTGCTGATGGGTGGGTTCTTCACGCTCTTCAGCTACGACCTGGAGGACGTCATCTTCAGCCGCATCGTGGCCGCGGAGGCGGACCGGACCGAGCCAGGTCACGTCCCCGGCATCACGCGGTATGACGGCCACGCCGAGCTGCCGCCCTGGCTCGCGGAGCGACTGCGTCCGGATGCGCCGCCGGGAGAGTACGAGGTGCCCGCTGGGAGCCACGGACACTTCCACGTCGCGGTGCGCTCCGGCGCGGGTGGAGACCGCCAGTACTTCGCGTTCGACGTGACGCGACTGACGAGCACGACGGACAACCTGAAGCGGACCGCGGGACTGCTTCTCACCAGTGCGCTGCTGGCGTTGCTGGCCGCGGCGCTCCTCGCCCGCCTCGTGGCCCGCAGGCTCGGGAGGCCGTTGGAGCGGATGGTGGAGTGGATCCGCGCCGAAGGGGCACCGCCCCCCGACGATGACGGCGGAGTGTCCGAGGTCCGGGCACTGAGGGACGCGCTGCTCGCACGCGACGCGCGCATCCAGGAGCAACTGGAGCGTGAGCGGAGATTCAACCGTGACGCCAGTCACGAGCTGCGCACCCCGCTGGCCGTGGCCCAGGGCGCGGTGGAGATCCTCGAACTTGATCCGCCAGGAGACGTGGAGACGTTCGACCGGCTGCGCCGGGCCGTGAGCCAGATGGGCCTGCTGACGGAAGGAATCCTCTGGCTGGCCCGCGAGCGTCGCTCCGAGGAGCGCTGCGACCTGAACCGGGTCTCGAGAGAACTGCTCGCGTTGTACAGGCACCTGCGGCGCGGTGAAGACGTCGAGCTGACGATTGAGTCGAAGGGCGAAGTCCACGCGCCCGTCCCTGCCTCCGTTGCCCGGGTAATGATGGGAAACCTCCTGAAGAACGCGCTCGCCTACACAGACGCCGGGCACATCGTGATCACCATCGAGTCCTCGGCGTGGACCCTGACCGACACGGGTGCTGGCTTTGGCCGAGCAGACCCCGGGAGTGAGAGCCACGGCATCGGCCTGTCCCTGGTGGAACGGCTGGCCCAGCGCTTCGGGTGGACACTGTCCATTGATGCCCTGGAACCACGAGGCACCCGCGTGCGGTTGAGCTGGGGCAGTTAG
- a CDS encoding SMI1/KNR4 family protein, with amino-acid sequence MPIDSLLKEFSRLHFPRPPATPAEVAAFEARIGWRLDADLRSFYLHSDGGTLFEEEPDASYRILSLAEIRRARVAIMGRDTDEYGVPSQYTLVDMQDTNYVILDVAQQSAGSYPLFDAWHETYPVAKRIASSFAEFLDRAMRSDGFSYWLDG; translated from the coding sequence ATGCCCATCGACAGCCTGCTGAAGGAGTTCTCCCGCCTCCACTTCCCCCGTCCACCAGCGACTCCGGCGGAGGTCGCGGCTTTTGAGGCTCGCATTGGATGGAGGCTGGATGCGGACCTGCGCTCCTTCTATCTGCATTCCGATGGCGGAACGCTTTTCGAGGAAGAGCCCGACGCGAGCTACCGCATTCTCTCGCTCGCCGAGATCCGCCGGGCCCGCGTTGCCATCATGGGACGGGACACCGACGAGTACGGGGTGCCCTCGCAGTACACGTTGGTGGACATGCAGGACACCAACTACGTCATCCTGGACGTGGCCCAGCAGTCAGCGGGTTCGTATCCGCTCTTCGATGCGTGGCATGAGACGTATCCAGTAGCGAAGCGCATCGCGTCTTCGTTCGCGGAGTTCCTGGATCGTGCGATGCGTAGCGACGGCTTCTCGTACTGGCTCGACGGGTAA
- a CDS encoding LysR family transcriptional regulator produces the protein MNLNDLHLFVQAVESGGFAAAARRLGIPKSTVSKRVAELEDALGARLIQRTSRSFTLTDVGRDFLGHARAAVMEAEAAENVVRRRQSEPSGVVRITASVPTAQFRLADRLPLLALAHPKVRVELHATDRFVDLVQEGFDIAVRSHFAPLPASGLVQRRLAVESTVLVASPGYLSSRGRIRRPEDLSEHDGLLTRSTATEWRLRGRVGETVTVMPRARMTADESLVLLKAATAGLGVVCLPETFTRVDVEAGRLVRVLPAWTAGTVTTTILTPHRRGQLPAVRAVIDFLMEGAGEA, from the coding sequence TTGAATCTCAATGACCTCCATCTCTTTGTTCAGGCAGTGGAGAGCGGTGGCTTCGCCGCGGCGGCTCGGCGATTGGGCATTCCCAAGTCCACGGTGAGCAAACGCGTGGCCGAGTTGGAGGACGCGCTGGGCGCCCGGCTGATCCAGCGCACGTCGCGGAGCTTCACGCTGACGGACGTGGGGCGGGACTTCCTCGGCCATGCCCGCGCCGCCGTGATGGAGGCGGAGGCCGCGGAGAACGTGGTGCGGCGCCGGCAGTCGGAGCCGAGTGGCGTGGTGCGAATCACCGCGTCGGTCCCCACGGCGCAGTTCCGGCTCGCGGACCGGTTGCCCCTGCTGGCGCTGGCGCATCCCAAGGTGCGCGTCGAACTACACGCGACGGACCGCTTCGTGGACCTGGTGCAGGAGGGATTCGACATCGCCGTGCGCAGTCACTTCGCGCCCTTGCCCGCATCAGGCCTGGTGCAGCGCCGGCTCGCGGTGGAGTCCACCGTCCTGGTGGCGTCGCCCGGCTACCTGTCCAGCCGCGGCAGGATTCGCAGGCCCGAGGACTTGAGCGAACACGACGGCCTGCTGACCCGCTCCACGGCCACGGAATGGCGGCTGCGCGGAAGGGTGGGAGAGACAGTCACCGTGATGCCGCGGGCACGCATGACCGCCGATGAGTCGCTGGTGCTCTTGAAGGCGGCCACGGCCGGGCTGGGCGTCGTCTGCCTACCGGAGACGTTCACTCGAGTGGACGTGGAGGCCGGGCGTCTGGTGCGAGTGCTGCCCGCCTGGACCGCGGGCACGGTGACGACGACGATTTTGACGCCACACCGCAGGGGCCAACTGCCCGCCGTGCGCGCCGTCATCGACTTCCTGATGGAGGGTGCTGGCGAGGCGTGA
- a CDS encoding glutathione S-transferase family protein, whose translation MALPTLFYGIPSGCSFGSIVALEWLGRPYQLCRIAMPEDVTSADYRRINPVAETPTLMTETGTRISESMAILNHLGARGVGTGLSFAQGTEDFDRLNQMLAYLNTTFFSAFSPLWYALEHAELPESEKQALRKLGARKVVAAHANLEALMGDTPWLLGDHRTLADAYFIGIARWTRYHEVLDRRDDPKLQGLFDRLEADAGVRFAHAIEKGETPQGSGAFQGHIRLTEALQRLP comes from the coding sequence ATGGCACTGCCGACCCTCTTCTACGGTATCCCCTCTGGCTGCTCGTTCGGCTCCATCGTCGCGCTGGAGTGGCTGGGCCGGCCCTACCAACTGTGCCGCATCGCCATGCCGGAGGACGTCACCTCCGCGGACTACCGCCGGATCAACCCCGTCGCGGAGACGCCCACCTTGATGACGGAGACGGGCACGCGCATCAGCGAAAGCATGGCCATCCTCAACCACCTGGGCGCACGCGGCGTGGGCACCGGGCTGTCGTTCGCCCAGGGCACCGAGGACTTCGACCGGTTGAACCAGATGCTCGCGTACCTGAACACCACCTTCTTCAGCGCCTTCTCGCCGCTCTGGTACGCGCTTGAGCACGCCGAGCTGCCGGAGTCCGAGAAGCAGGCGCTGCGCAAGCTGGGGGCCCGCAAGGTGGTTGCCGCGCACGCGAACCTGGAGGCACTGATGGGCGACACCCCTTGGCTCCTGGGCGACCACCGCACGCTGGCGGACGCCTACTTCATCGGCATCGCCCGGTGGACGCGGTACCACGAGGTGCTGGACCGCCGTGACGACCCGAAGCTCCAGGGCCTCTTCGACCGGCTGGAGGCGGACGCAGGCGTGCGCTTCGCCCATGCCATTGAGAAGGGCGAGACGCCTCAGGGCAGCGGCGCGTTCCAGGGGCACATCCGCCTCACGGAGGCCCTGCAACGACTGCCCTGA
- a CDS encoding Rdx family protein, with translation MADAKVSITYCTAUGYLPRATRAAAVLKDELEVDVELKKGGSGVFEVAVDGKVVIKKTGLAFPAEQEVVDAVFRALKP, from the coding sequence ATGGCCGACGCCAAGGTTTCCATCACCTACTGTACCGCTTGAGGCTACCTGCCCAGGGCCACCCGTGCGGCGGCCGTACTGAAGGACGAACTGGAAGTGGATGTGGAGCTGAAGAAGGGCGGGTCGGGGGTCTTTGAAGTGGCGGTGGATGGAAAGGTCGTCATCAAGAAGACCGGCCTGGCATTCCCCGCCGAGCAGGAGGTCGTGGACGCGGTGTTCCGCGCCCTGAAACCTTGA
- a CDS encoding DUF6210 family protein has translation MSTLPRIRLYDSGGLGLILLGPTGVLYSNQTGGSFCLQPEAEGVFLPLVNELVAQEELLSQHFTGPKWRGACANGIDEETAQEIERILGLSGVTQEIGLRVDRARLAESHEAWVYVEVPAQPENSFAILERIPASQGILTWANSD, from the coding sequence GTGTCAACGCTGCCACGGATCCGGCTCTATGACTCCGGGGGACTGGGACTCATTCTTCTTGGGCCCACCGGCGTCCTCTATTCAAATCAGACGGGAGGATCCTTCTGTCTGCAGCCGGAGGCGGAGGGTGTCTTCCTTCCGCTCGTGAACGAACTGGTGGCGCAAGAGGAGCTGCTGAGCCAGCACTTCACTGGCCCCAAGTGGCGGGGCGCATGCGCCAACGGAATCGACGAAGAAACGGCTCAGGAAATCGAACGGATCCTGGGCCTTTCCGGTGTCACGCAGGAGATCGGCCTTCGAGTCGATCGCGCACGGCTCGCGGAATCCCATGAGGCCTGGGTGTACGTCGAGGTTCCGGCGCAGCCTGAGAACAGTTTCGCCATCCTTGAGCGCATTCCCGCCTCGCAGGGCATCCTGACTTGGGCGAATAGCGACTGA
- a CDS encoding APC family permease, translating to MRRAVSRWEIVGFSINDVIGSGVYLLPAAAAANLGSASTGAVVLAGLAVLLLVLCFAEAASYFDKPGSAYLYTREAFGERVGFQVGWMTWLARVSSVASLSVGFSRALGFLWPAANSGVGQGLAIAVPLLALTAINVVGVKGGARTAVFLAVTKTVPLLVFIAVGLFSVSVPLATSVAPRDGGNLGAAVLLLLFAYAGFENTAAPAGEFKNPRRDVPFALVVQIGVVTLIYTAVQWVALGTLPGVADAQTPLANAAVRFLGGWGGLLMTVGGVLSILGTNSNTVLAGPRYLYALAQDGFGPAALATLHPRYRTPTVAILTQTAIALPLAFSGSFEVLATLSVVARLATYFGTALAVPVLRRKLQAPANAFRVPGGPVIPFAAAALCVVFALSAEKENLIAGAIALAVGFVLYRFQRKPDGKAALG from the coding sequence ATGCGGCGCGCGGTATCGCGCTGGGAAATCGTCGGCTTCTCCATCAACGACGTCATTGGCAGCGGTGTCTATCTGCTGCCCGCGGCGGCCGCCGCGAACCTGGGCTCGGCCAGCACGGGCGCCGTCGTGCTCGCGGGGCTGGCGGTGCTGCTGCTCGTGCTCTGCTTCGCGGAGGCGGCCAGCTACTTCGACAAGCCCGGCAGCGCCTACCTCTACACGCGTGAAGCCTTTGGAGAGCGGGTGGGCTTCCAGGTCGGCTGGATGACGTGGCTGGCGCGCGTCTCGTCCGTGGCCTCGCTGTCCGTTGGCTTCTCCCGCGCGCTGGGCTTCCTGTGGCCCGCGGCGAACTCGGGCGTGGGCCAGGGGTTGGCCATCGCCGTGCCCCTGCTCGCGCTCACCGCCATCAACGTCGTGGGCGTGAAGGGCGGCGCTCGCACCGCCGTGTTCCTCGCCGTCACCAAGACGGTGCCCCTGCTGGTGTTCATTGCCGTGGGCCTCTTCTCCGTGTCCGTGCCGCTGGCGACGTCGGTGGCTCCCAGGGATGGCGGCAACCTGGGGGCCGCGGTGCTGCTCTTGCTGTTCGCCTATGCCGGCTTCGAGAACACGGCGGCTCCGGCGGGTGAGTTCAAGAACCCACGCCGCGACGTGCCCTTCGCGCTCGTCGTGCAGATTGGCGTGGTCACGCTCATCTACACGGCGGTGCAGTGGGTGGCGCTGGGCACGCTGCCTGGGGTCGCGGACGCGCAGACACCGCTCGCCAACGCCGCCGTGCGGTTCCTCGGGGGCTGGGGTGGGCTCCTCATGACGGTGGGCGGCGTACTGTCCATCCTGGGGACCAACAGCAACACCGTGCTCGCCGGACCGCGCTACCTGTACGCGCTGGCCCAGGATGGCTTTGGCCCCGCCGCGCTCGCCACGCTGCATCCGCGCTACCGCACGCCGACGGTCGCCATCCTCACGCAGACGGCCATCGCGCTGCCCCTGGCGTTCTCCGGCTCGTTCGAGGTGCTCGCCACGCTCTCCGTGGTGGCCCGGCTCGCCACGTACTTCGGCACGGCCCTCGCGGTGCCCGTGCTGCGCCGCAAGCTCCAGGCGCCCGCGAACGCGTTCCGCGTCCCGGGTGGGCCCGTGATTCCCTTCGCCGCCGCCGCGCTGTGCGTCGTCTTCGCGCTGAGCGCGGAGAAAGAGAACCTCATCGCCGGGGCCATCGCGCTCGCGGTGGGCTTCGTGCTCTACAGGTTCCAGCGCAAGCCGGACGGGAAGGCGGCGCTCGGATAG
- a CDS encoding DEAD/DEAH box helicase, giving the protein MTFASLGLSDALARAVAELGYSEPTPVQRAAIPVVLRGGDVQASAKTGSGKTAAFLLPLLEALRARPGGAVRPVRAFILVPTRELAAQIVDSLQRYGRYLKKPLKTCLAVGGVSANPQMLALRGGADVVVATPGRALDLVDQNALRLGEVETLVLDEADRLFSLGFADELNRLLTLLPARRQNLLFSATFPPAVRTFAERLLHNPTRIDVDDGELPSADLILQRAIQVDAPRRTMLLRQLLETHAWSHVLTFVASRYAADHVALKLNRAGIPATSLHGDLSQAARTQALADFKAKRVRVLVATDVAARGLDIAGLPAVVNYDLPRSTVDYVHRIGRTGRAGDQGVAISFVSADTEAHFRLIEKRNHLSVAREQVAGFEPTLTAVSAAPPLDANGGVKGRRKSKKDKLREAAAAGPPRKRKP; this is encoded by the coding sequence ATGACCTTCGCTTCACTTGGCCTGTCGGACGCGCTCGCTCGCGCCGTGGCCGAACTTGGATACAGCGAACCCACGCCGGTGCAGCGCGCGGCCATCCCCGTGGTGCTGCGCGGCGGCGACGTCCAGGCTTCGGCGAAGACGGGCTCGGGGAAGACCGCGGCATTCCTGCTGCCCCTCCTGGAGGCCTTGCGCGCCCGGCCGGGTGGGGCGGTCCGGCCGGTGCGGGCCTTCATCCTGGTCCCCACGCGCGAACTCGCCGCCCAGATCGTCGACTCCCTCCAGCGGTATGGCCGTTACTTGAAGAAGCCGCTGAAGACCTGCCTGGCGGTCGGCGGCGTCTCCGCGAACCCGCAGATGCTGGCGCTCCGGGGCGGCGCGGACGTCGTCGTGGCCACACCGGGCCGCGCGCTGGACCTGGTGGATCAGAACGCGCTCCGGCTGGGAGAGGTGGAGACGCTGGTGCTCGACGAAGCCGACCGGCTGTTTTCCCTGGGCTTCGCTGACGAGCTCAACCGCCTGCTCACGCTCCTGCCCGCGCGCCGCCAGAACCTGCTGTTCTCCGCCACGTTCCCGCCCGCCGTGCGTACGTTCGCGGAGCGACTGCTGCACAATCCCACGCGTATCGACGTCGATGACGGCGAGTTGCCCTCCGCGGACCTCATCCTCCAGCGGGCCATCCAGGTGGATGCGCCCCGGCGCACGATGCTCCTGCGACAGTTGCTGGAAACCCACGCGTGGTCCCACGTCCTCACGTTCGTCGCCAGCCGCTATGCGGCGGACCATGTCGCGCTGAAGCTCAACCGCGCCGGCATCCCCGCGACGTCGCTGCACGGAGACCTCAGTCAGGCGGCCCGCACGCAGGCGCTCGCGGACTTCAAGGCGAAGCGCGTGCGTGTCCTCGTCGCCACCGACGTCGCCGCGCGCGGCTTGGACATCGCGGGCCTGCCTGCGGTCGTGAACTACGACCTGCCGCGTTCGACCGTGGACTACGTGCACCGCATCGGCCGTACGGGGCGGGCGGGCGACCAGGGCGTGGCGATCAGCTTCGTCAGCGCGGACACGGAAGCCCACTTCCGTCTCATCGAGAAGCGCAACCACCTGTCCGTCGCTCGAGAGCAGGTGGCGGGCTTCGAACCGACGTTGACGGCCGTGTCCGCCGCACCGCCGCTGGATGCGAACGGCGGCGTGAAGGGCCGGCGCAAGAGCAAGAAGGACAAGCTGCGCGAAGCCGCCGCCGCCGGCCCTCCCCGGAAGCGCAAGCCGTAG
- a CDS encoding LysR substrate-binding domain-containing protein, with protein sequence MVSYFSSLSGKELPFVFVREGERLEVQGRSLLTLNETNAYLAAGLAGLGVMFAPRFVLEPYLASGELVRVLDGWRPEPRPLFLVYPPTRQLGAGARVFIDWLTELFASRPNLWRDDG encoded by the coding sequence GTGGTCAGCTACTTCTCGTCGCTGAGCGGCAAGGAGCTCCCCTTCGTCTTCGTGCGCGAGGGCGAGCGGCTGGAGGTCCAGGGTCGAAGCTTGCTCACGCTCAACGAAACCAATGCATACCTGGCCGCTGGACTCGCCGGCCTGGGCGTCATGTTCGCACCGCGTTTCGTATTGGAGCCCTACCTCGCATCCGGAGAGCTGGTGCGGGTGCTGGACGGCTGGAGGCCCGAGCCCCGGCCCCTCTTCCTCGTCTACCCACCCACACGCCAGCTGGGCGCCGGGGCGCGGGTCTTCATCGATTGGCTGACGGAGTTGTTCGCGAGCCGGCCCAACCTGTGGCGCGATGACGGCTGA
- a CDS encoding LysR family transcriptional regulator, with the protein MDTFTAMEAFVRVVETGTFTKAADALGRPKAAVTRLIQQLEAHLRVKLLHRTTRRVTVTPEGMTYYQQALRLLGEVRELEATLSQSRRGPRGRLRVESSGTISRLLLIPALPSFYARYPQLHIELGVSDRVVDLLADTARRSIHWSWRGQRTRWSATSRR; encoded by the coding sequence ATGGACACGTTCACGGCGATGGAGGCCTTCGTTCGCGTGGTGGAGACCGGCACCTTCACCAAGGCCGCCGACGCGCTGGGCCGCCCGAAGGCGGCGGTGACCCGGCTGATCCAACAGCTGGAGGCGCACCTGCGCGTGAAGCTGCTGCACCGCACCACGCGCCGCGTGACGGTCACCCCGGAAGGGATGACCTACTACCAGCAGGCCCTGCGGCTGCTGGGCGAGGTGCGGGAGCTCGAAGCCACGTTGTCCCAGTCACGGCGCGGTCCCCGGGGGCGTCTGCGGGTGGAGTCGAGTGGGACGATCTCCCGGCTGCTGCTCATCCCCGCGCTGCCCTCGTTCTACGCGCGCTATCCCCAGCTGCACATCGAGCTGGGCGTGAGCGACCGTGTCGTGGACCTCCTCGCGGACACGGCGCGCCGCTCCATCCACTGGAGCTGGCGGGGCCAGCGCACGCGGTGGTCAGCTACTTCTCGTCGCTGA
- a CDS encoding MBL fold metallo-hydrolase, whose amino-acid sequence MKELLSRDHLEDPVEVSINAFLINTGTALVLVDTGVGSLFGPGVGGQLQQSLQAAGYRPEQIDVVLLTHIHSDHSGGLMAKMRRAFPNAILRVHAREAGFWLGRDDRTKGTVDPKYFEEARAMVGPYQDAGKLKVFGDGDAIVPSIRAMTTPGHTPGHSAYVVESRGARLVLWGDLMHFGSVQLREPSVTVAYDVDERAASAQRVRAFTEAAKRGDLIGFAHMPFPGLGQLSAEGKGYRWIPLNYSSGQRWEGAKARVE is encoded by the coding sequence GTGAAGGAGCTGCTCTCGCGCGACCATCTGGAGGATCCGGTCGAGGTGTCCATCAACGCCTTCCTCATCAACACCGGCACCGCGTTGGTGCTCGTGGACACGGGCGTGGGGAGCCTCTTCGGCCCTGGCGTGGGAGGCCAGCTCCAGCAAAGCCTCCAGGCGGCGGGCTACCGTCCGGAGCAGATCGACGTGGTGTTGCTGACGCACATCCACTCCGACCATTCGGGTGGGCTCATGGCCAAGATGCGCCGGGCGTTCCCCAACGCCATCCTCCGGGTGCACGCGCGCGAGGCGGGCTTCTGGCTGGGGCGCGATGACCGGACGAAGGGCACGGTGGACCCGAAGTACTTCGAGGAGGCGCGGGCGATGGTGGGGCCCTACCAGGACGCGGGGAAGCTGAAGGTGTTCGGCGATGGGGATGCCATCGTGCCAAGCATCCGGGCCATGACGACCCCGGGGCATACGCCGGGGCACAGCGCCTACGTCGTGGAGAGCCGTGGAGCGCGGTTGGTCCTATGGGGCGACCTGATGCACTTCGGCTCGGTGCAGTTGCGCGAGCCCTCGGTGACGGTCGCCTACGACGTCGATGAGCGCGCGGCCTCGGCGCAGCGGGTGCGTGCGTTCACGGAAGCGGCGAAGCGTGGCGATCTGATTGGCTTCGCGCACATGCCCTTCCCCGGTCTGGGCCAGCTGAGCGCCGAGGGCAAGGGCTACCGGTGGATCCCGCTCAACTACAGCTCCGGTCAGCGTTGGGAGGGCGCGAAGGCCAGGGTGGAGTGA